In the Shewanella sp. OMA3-2 genome, one interval contains:
- a CDS encoding hydrolase, translating into MINPTDCVLMVVDVQGKLAQVMQDSELLHHRLSTLIKGTILFDMPIIWLEQLPDKLGTTSPELAELLSPLCQPIAKQHFSGWQSKQVQTLLTQTGRKQVILCGIEAHVCVYQTCKDLLLNDFDVHVVADAMSSRSTDNKVLGIQMMLNLGAQLTNVESLLFELQHQAEGDRFRALLKLIK; encoded by the coding sequence ATGATAAATCCAACTGATTGCGTACTCATGGTCGTTGATGTTCAAGGAAAACTTGCGCAAGTGATGCAAGACTCGGAACTATTACATCATCGCTTAAGCACATTAATTAAAGGCACTATTCTTTTTGATATGCCTATTATTTGGTTAGAACAACTACCCGATAAACTCGGCACTACCTCACCGGAATTAGCTGAATTGTTATCTCCCCTATGCCAACCTATTGCAAAGCAACATTTCAGTGGCTGGCAATCAAAACAAGTACAAACTTTACTTACCCAAACAGGCCGTAAACAGGTTATTTTATGCGGTATTGAAGCCCATGTTTGTGTTTATCAAACTTGCAAAGATTTACTGCTAAATGACTTTGATGTCCATGTTGTCGCCGATGCAATGTCTTCACGCTCAACGGATAACAAAGTGCTGGGTATTCAAATGATGCTTAATCTGGGTGCGCAGCTAACCAATGTAGAGTCATTACTGTTTGAATTACAACATCAAGCTGAAGGCGATAGATTTAGAGCTTTATTAAAATTGATTAAATGA
- a CDS encoding VOC family protein — protein sequence MFSHIMIGVNDIEKSKKFYDAILGTLGHAPGVIDDKGRCFYFTPTGIFALTKPINGEPACHGNGTTIGFAAETPAIADAWEAMGVKSGGTACEGAPGLRQGPEFELYLAYLRDPDGNKLCALHRVAKD from the coding sequence ATGTTTAGTCACATCATGATCGGCGTTAATGATATTGAAAAATCAAAAAAGTTTTACGATGCCATTTTAGGCACTTTAGGCCATGCACCAGGCGTGATAGATGATAAAGGCCGCTGCTTTTACTTTACTCCTACAGGTATTTTTGCATTAACTAAACCGATTAACGGTGAGCCTGCTTGTCACGGTAACGGCACCACTATTGGTTTTGCCGCTGAAACCCCAGCCATTGCCGATGCATGGGAAGCGATGGGCGTGAAAAGTGGCGGTACCGCCTGCGAAGGAGCACCAGGTTTACGCCAAGGCCCTGAATTTGAATTGTATCTGGCCTATTTACGCGATCCAGATGGTAATAAACTGTGTGCACTGCATAGAGTGGCTAAAGACTAA
- a CDS encoding DUF4339 domain-containing protein: MKEWYFSHNGEVSGPLGLTDSNKFIEKKPDSYAWHPSYAQWIPVSHVDEFDIVITPPPPPQAIPKKLIERFIAKEQELNTALSRIETTIKSLGTSLADFDRDTNKTKTVTQNLNQEVKTTIRSVNEQYEALQRTLAGVATK; the protein is encoded by the coding sequence ATGAAAGAATGGTATTTCTCACATAATGGTGAAGTTAGCGGGCCGCTAGGCTTGACGGACTCAAACAAGTTTATCGAAAAAAAACCAGACTCCTATGCCTGGCATCCTTCTTATGCACAATGGATACCTGTCAGTCATGTTGATGAATTTGATATCGTCATCACACCACCACCTCCGCCTCAAGCAATCCCTAAAAAGTTGATTGAGCGTTTTATAGCTAAAGAACAAGAGCTTAATACCGCACTTAGTCGAATTGAAACCACGATAAAATCTCTTGGCACTTCACTGGCTGATTTTGATCGTGATACCAATAAGACTAAAACGGTAACCCAGAATTTAAATCAAGAAGTTAAAACAACAATCCGAAGTGTTAATGAGCAGTATGAGGCTTTACAAAGAACTCTTGCTGGCGTCGCAACAAAGTAA
- a CDS encoding cyclically-permuted mutarotase family protein, with protein sequence MKLIRLLLLLISAVLLVFNANATDKVEHDLQHDPSLDKISAISWIKAGQLPNPDSFVESIGISGAYSGFIGDYLIVAGGANFPNGHPFFEQGKKQFYTDIFVFNTQNNSINLVTHGHLPIKAGHGATLVVDNSLYLIGGKNNEQALDSIIKLTLDVDNTPNTEVIEHLPFTWHSGAAAWQGGDIYIFAGEQNGKVNNRVCQYSLTRKSCIQSEMIPSLPGANRTDFPAIHHQDKFYIFGGLNLLADKENYVLTDAYAFDFKKLDWTTLAPITLHKKPFSVTGGGAAVINNDQLVLLGGVNRDTFNDAIFQLTTQKNDTLTAFKQQYFSLSEQDINFSRQQMIYHIHQNKWSVLSNKVPFPGGAGPLTITQQGNKIYWVSGETKPVIRTPNIYQGTVLSNQ encoded by the coding sequence TTGAAACTTATTCGCTTACTACTTTTGTTAATCTCAGCGGTATTGTTGGTCTTTAACGCCAACGCTACTGATAAAGTTGAGCATGATCTCCAACATGATCCATCGCTAGACAAAATATCGGCCATTTCCTGGATAAAGGCTGGTCAACTCCCAAATCCGGATAGTTTTGTTGAATCTATCGGTATTTCAGGTGCATATAGTGGCTTTATTGGTGATTACCTCATTGTTGCGGGCGGTGCAAACTTTCCTAATGGACATCCATTTTTTGAACAGGGGAAAAAACAATTTTATACCGATATTTTTGTCTTCAATACCCAAAATAACAGCATAAATTTAGTGACACACGGGCACTTACCTATTAAAGCCGGACATGGGGCAACTTTGGTTGTCGATAACAGCCTTTATCTCATCGGAGGCAAGAATAATGAGCAAGCCCTCGACTCAATCATAAAATTAACTTTAGATGTAGACAATACTCCCAACACCGAAGTGATAGAACATTTACCTTTTACATGGCATTCAGGCGCCGCGGCTTGGCAAGGTGGCGACATCTATATCTTTGCCGGTGAGCAAAATGGCAAAGTGAATAACCGTGTCTGTCAGTATTCGCTAACCCGTAAATCGTGTATTCAGAGTGAAATGATACCTTCCTTGCCTGGTGCTAACCGTACGGATTTCCCAGCCATTCATCATCAAGATAAGTTTTACATTTTCGGCGGCTTAAATTTGTTAGCCGATAAAGAAAACTATGTACTTACCGATGCCTATGCTTTTGATTTTAAAAAATTGGATTGGACAACATTGGCACCTATAACGCTGCACAAAAAGCCTTTTTCGGTCACAGGTGGCGGTGCCGCAGTGATTAATAATGACCAATTAGTCTTATTGGGCGGTGTCAATCGCGACACTTTTAATGATGCTATCTTTCAGTTAACCACACAAAAAAATGACACTTTAACGGCGTTTAAGCAGCAATATTTCAGCCTAAGCGAACAAGACATTAATTTTAGCCGTCAGCAGATGATTTATCATATTCACCAAAACAAATGGTCTGTGCTCAGTAATAAAGTGCCATTTCCTGGCGGGGCGGGGCCACTGACTATCACTCAGCAAGGAAATAAAATCTATTGGGTTTCAGGAGAGACTAAACCCGTGATTCGTACGCCCAACATATATCAAGGTACAGTGCTTTCAAACCAGTAA
- a CDS encoding ABC1 kinase family protein, whose amino-acid sequence MNKPSDTQKATKVPSSRVARFSAFGGLATRLAGNMIKEGVKQYSQGQSPQLKKLIMTPTNIGHIADKLAQLRGAAMKVGQMLSMDAGELLPSELTDVLAKLRSDANYMPHKQLLGVLKSHWGENWLDAFGQFELRPFAAASIGQVHLAYLATGEKLAVKIQYPGIKDSIDSDIDNVASLLKMSGLVPNNVKLDELLSHAKQQLHHEADYLHEAALLTQYQQWVKHQNYFIVPKIYPALSNDSILCMEFIEGLPIESIASLDQHTRDSVASRLLQLFLDELFTFKLIQTDANFGNFQYQADTDCIILLDFGATRPISNALSEGYKLLMQGAMTSDLELITTAASQIGFFQDNISAEQQALIVDIFHQACEPLRCNGEYDFAQSQLAKKITDAAKVMSTQQDEWHTPPMDAIFIHRKLAGIYLLAAKIKAKVNVQALFSVHQAIDVKKPL is encoded by the coding sequence ATGAACAAGCCATCTGATACTCAAAAAGCCACTAAAGTGCCAAGCAGCAGAGTCGCACGTTTTTCAGCATTTGGAGGGTTAGCCACCCGGTTAGCTGGCAACATGATTAAAGAAGGGGTTAAACAGTACAGCCAGGGCCAATCGCCGCAGCTGAAAAAACTGATTATGACCCCAACTAATATTGGTCATATTGCAGATAAACTTGCCCAATTACGTGGCGCGGCCATGAAAGTGGGCCAAATGCTGTCAATGGATGCGGGTGAACTACTGCCGTCCGAGTTAACTGACGTGCTGGCCAAGTTACGTTCTGACGCCAATTACATGCCCCATAAACAGCTTCTCGGCGTATTAAAATCCCACTGGGGAGAGAATTGGCTAGATGCTTTTGGTCAATTTGAATTACGCCCTTTTGCGGCAGCATCAATCGGCCAAGTTCATCTTGCTTATCTAGCCACAGGAGAAAAGCTGGCGGTAAAAATTCAATATCCTGGTATTAAAGACAGCATTGATAGCGACATTGATAATGTGGCTTCATTATTAAAAATGTCAGGCTTAGTGCCAAACAACGTCAAACTTGACGAGCTACTGTCGCACGCTAAACAGCAACTACATCATGAAGCAGATTACCTTCACGAAGCAGCCTTGTTAACGCAATATCAGCAATGGGTTAAACACCAAAACTATTTTATTGTGCCAAAAATTTATCCCGCACTGAGCAACGATAGTATTTTATGTATGGAGTTTATTGAAGGCCTACCTATAGAATCTATCGCCTCGTTAGATCAACACACACGGGACAGTGTGGCCAGCAGATTATTGCAGTTATTTCTTGATGAGTTATTTACCTTTAAGCTTATTCAAACCGATGCTAATTTTGGTAATTTTCAGTATCAAGCAGACACAGACTGCATAATATTACTTGATTTTGGTGCCACCCGACCAATATCAAACGCCTTATCAGAGGGTTATAAATTACTGATGCAGGGCGCCATGACCAGTGATTTAGAATTAATCACCACCGCAGCATCACAAATCGGTTTCTTCCAAGACAACATTTCAGCTGAGCAACAAGCACTTATTGTCGATATTTTTCATCAGGCGTGCGAACCGTTAAGATGCAATGGCGAATATGATTTTGCCCAAAGCCAATTAGCAAAAAAAATTACCGATGCAGCTAAAGTAATGAGCACCCAACAAGATGAATGGCACACACCACCAATGGATGCTATTTTTATACACCGTAAATTGGCTGGCATTTATTTGTTGGCTGCTAAAATTAAAGCCAAGGTCAATGTACAGGCATTATTTTCTGTTCATCAAGCCATTGATGTCAAAAAACCGTTGTAA
- a CDS encoding RluA family pseudouridine synthase translates to MAVNDPCFILFNDSIAEHILPESFTFPFYYQPHPMCIQAAEQLQQDLLNTNPWQHNFGLDPKNDRGMVIGKMFGVLVVKDQQDKLGFLAAFSGKLADQNILPPFVPPVFDMLTKDSFFSVENKQINDITQLITQYEADPELARLVELLAVQQQQAENDLTQLRSFIIENRKHRKDQREQADLALAQNNITAEAFTSLSIELSRQSVQQKFQLAELKQHWATKVDDTQQQLDTRQQQISQLKKQRKQLSNQLQKKLFNQYQFLNVLAESKDLNTIFHDAPNHLSPAGAGECAAPKLLQYAFQHQLTPIAMAEFWWGSSPKSEIKQHKNFYPACHSKCRPILAHMLKGMTVDPDPLLVNTAVDKHIEIVYQDKDLAIINKPAEMLSVAGKNVTDSVQTRMKQLFPQASGPLIVHRLDMSTSGLMVIALTKDANKALQQQFINRTVIKRYIALVDGKPKSPNGTINLPLRVDLNDRPKQLVCYEHGKQAETYWEVYKHKGARTLLHLYPKTGRTHQLRMHCAHHLGLGLPIVGDDLYGIQEDRLHLHAAFIGFNHPTSNAWIEFNTFADFE, encoded by the coding sequence ATGGCTGTTAATGACCCCTGTTTTATTCTTTTCAATGACAGTATTGCCGAGCACATCTTACCGGAGTCGTTTACTTTTCCGTTTTATTACCAACCCCACCCCATGTGCATACAGGCTGCAGAGCAATTACAGCAAGACTTGTTAAATACAAATCCCTGGCAACATAACTTTGGCTTAGATCCTAAAAATGATCGTGGCATGGTCATAGGTAAAATGTTTGGTGTACTGGTTGTTAAAGACCAACAGGACAAGCTAGGATTTTTAGCGGCATTCTCAGGCAAACTAGCAGATCAAAATATTTTGCCTCCCTTTGTGCCACCTGTGTTTGACATGTTAACTAAAGACAGCTTTTTTAGTGTTGAAAACAAACAAATCAATGATATCACTCAACTCATAACTCAGTATGAAGCGGATCCTGAATTAGCCAGACTCGTTGAGCTTTTAGCGGTTCAACAGCAGCAAGCAGAAAATGACCTCACACAGCTGCGATCATTCATTATTGAAAATCGTAAACACAGAAAAGATCAGCGTGAGCAGGCTGATTTAGCCTTAGCCCAAAATAATATCACCGCGGAGGCATTTACATCATTGTCGATTGAACTGAGCCGCCAGAGTGTGCAACAAAAATTTCAACTTGCTGAGTTAAAACAGCATTGGGCAACCAAGGTCGACGATACCCAGCAACAGCTTGATACACGACAACAGCAAATAAGCCAATTAAAAAAGCAGCGCAAACAGCTTTCTAATCAACTGCAAAAGAAGTTATTTAATCAGTACCAATTTTTAAATGTGTTAGCAGAAAGCAAAGACTTAAACACAATATTTCACGATGCCCCTAATCATCTTTCTCCTGCAGGTGCCGGCGAATGCGCGGCGCCTAAACTATTACAATATGCGTTTCAGCATCAGTTAACCCCTATTGCCATGGCTGAGTTTTGGTGGGGTTCATCACCTAAATCAGAAATAAAGCAGCATAAAAACTTCTATCCGGCCTGCCACAGTAAATGCCGTCCTATATTGGCACACATGCTTAAAGGCATGACAGTCGACCCAGACCCATTACTTGTCAATACTGCAGTCGATAAGCACATTGAAATAGTCTATCAAGATAAAGATTTAGCGATTATCAATAAACCCGCTGAAATGCTCTCTGTGGCAGGTAAAAATGTTACCGACTCAGTGCAAACCAGAATGAAACAGTTATTTCCCCAAGCAAGTGGCCCGCTTATTGTCCATCGGCTTGATATGTCGACTTCAGGGCTAATGGTAATAGCATTAACTAAAGACGCTAATAAAGCATTACAACAACAGTTTATTAACCGCACAGTCATTAAACGCTATATTGCCTTAGTTGACGGTAAACCTAAGAGCCCAAATGGCACAATCAACTTACCGCTTAGAGTCGATTTAAATGATCGCCCCAAGCAACTAGTTTGTTATGAACACGGTAAACAAGCAGAAACCTACTGGGAAGTGTATAAACACAAAGGCGCCCGCACCCTTTTACACTTATATCCCAAAACAGGACGTACTCATCAACTTAGAATGCATTGCGCCCACCATTTAGGTTTAGGGCTACCCATTGTGGGGGATGATTTATATGGCATACAAGAAGATAGGTTGCATCTGCACGCTGCATTTATCGGTTTTAACCATCCAACCAGCAATGCCTGGATCGAATTTAATACTTTTGCTGATTTTGAGTGA
- a CDS encoding DUF4339 domain-containing protein, translating into MKKWFFSHDGDVTGPLTEVEAITFVQNQPNCYGWHPAFSQWLPVSHISEFSGLVSQPESPAQIPKELINEFTSKRRELTEKLVEMDESIKYSKTYLYELEQEINIYKRLTSKLSDEVRNNISTIESRYEGYQTLFEELIHAVSIAKSEIAEVTAEFDKRLEAREKDQASVPTPPQVTLDASITSSAASSASFEPLATKPTSIDPVATQALSLDPVATKSASLDPIASTGLSLDPVATKTVPVDPIISKTITLDNVAEIRPRTASLDPQPIRPSASMDNVAVRLKPGESIDDITPKKSQEKIDNIQFSEELKNNIEQKLEKVFEASPAVPDEKSSSKTEPEKSKAEPSAKLQGVTSILKSVFRGDKKVEPKQEVKMESPVSLAHSNDDLDDDLDDDFLDNEERNGTDGEPTTADKEGRMRRRSRRRR; encoded by the coding sequence ATGAAAAAATGGTTTTTTTCACATGATGGCGACGTAACAGGGCCATTAACCGAAGTTGAGGCTATTACGTTTGTACAAAACCAGCCTAACTGTTATGGCTGGCACCCAGCATTTTCACAATGGCTGCCTGTTAGCCATATTAGTGAGTTTTCTGGTTTAGTGTCACAGCCTGAATCACCTGCTCAGATTCCAAAAGAGCTGATTAATGAGTTTACTTCTAAGCGACGTGAGTTGACTGAAAAGCTCGTTGAAATGGATGAGTCGATTAAATACTCTAAAACTTATCTATATGAATTAGAACAAGAAATAAACATATACAAGCGACTTACCAGTAAGTTAAGCGATGAAGTTAGAAATAATATCAGCACCATTGAAAGTCGATATGAAGGTTACCAAACCCTTTTTGAAGAACTTATTCACGCTGTCAGTATTGCTAAATCTGAAATAGCTGAAGTGACTGCCGAGTTTGATAAGCGCCTAGAAGCAAGAGAAAAAGATCAAGCTTCAGTGCCAACACCGCCACAAGTAACATTAGATGCTTCTATTACTTCAAGTGCTGCCTCAAGCGCATCATTTGAACCATTAGCGACGAAACCAACATCTATCGATCCTGTCGCCACTCAAGCATTATCTCTTGATCCTGTAGCAACTAAGTCAGCCTCATTAGACCCTATTGCCAGCACAGGATTATCATTAGATCCTGTAGCCACCAAAACAGTGCCTGTCGATCCTATTATCAGTAAAACAATCACCTTAGATAACGTTGCTGAAATTAGACCCAGAACAGCATCGTTAGACCCTCAGCCTATCCGACCATCGGCCAGCATGGACAATGTTGCTGTACGCTTGAAGCCAGGGGAATCCATTGATGATATTACGCCAAAAAAGTCGCAAGAGAAAATTGACAACATTCAATTTTCTGAAGAACTGAAAAACAATATAGAACAAAAGCTCGAGAAAGTTTTTGAAGCAAGCCCTGCTGTACCTGATGAAAAGTCTAGTTCAAAAACTGAACCAGAAAAATCAAAAGCTGAACCGTCTGCGAAATTGCAAGGCGTGACCAGTATTTTAAAATCAGTATTCAGAGGCGATAAAAAAGTTGAGCCAAAGCAAGAAGTCAAAATGGAATCACCGGTATCTTTAGCCCACAGCAATGATGATCTAGATGATGATCTAGATGATGATTTTCTTGATAATGAAGAAAGAAATGGTACTGACGGAGAACCTACTACAGCAGACAAAGAAGGCCGAATGCGCCGCCGCAGTAGAAGGCGTCGTTAG
- a CDS encoding TonB-dependent receptor domain-containing protein, translating into MNTNQRKFSRTALSLCIAALFSPVALAAEATIETEQAPKNVERIAVTGSNIFKGSANVSSSAPITEVGKEMIEGVAAISIGDVLNNIPSVTSAINGSSDNVSLGGAGSNVGVSTTSLRNLGSARTLVLVNGRRYVSGVSANTGYGVDLNSIPTAIIERVDVLTGGQSAIYGSDAIAGVINIITKRNFDGAEINAFAADSSDGGAERQNIDFTYGKNFDSGNAWVSAGYANQEVLNSSARDFSRYEMRFVDTNGDGIRDTIARRDGPGHVDGALLGYGDLKIFGNGDPFNANQPLLDSNYQPTSDSDWDNQHSNRTLVLPYQRFNIASGISFDLSDKSSLEVELNYAQTQASVNLEEAPIDVVNDVFRKNKGGTTGIDVASSPYFVGSSAGQQLLAAMGSNTSLDGVTTNRRTFEFGNRITENQRDTFRVAGNYTYYLDNGMDWKTGATYGITSQTQQNSGDFSIPNMQQALTIEEDGNGGYQCADVIARTYGCVPVNPFGTTDSLVGQAGITGFSDEAMKYLAVNTGQTGKVEQFVVNSVVSGELDFSLGHDNLGFAAGVEYRKESAVENPDSFRQLGITREGPVQPIDGSFDVAEVFGELYVPVADWLNLSLAARFGDYSTIGTTSTYRLGIDAPIHEMFRIRASQSSSVRAPNINDIFSTGTTSVANPTIDVCNGTSNNGTTNTDRNCTSISAISNRMDTDANGQYILVGSETNNTLVSKSGSPDLKAETADSLTLGFVLTPLDNLSVSVDYYGIEIEDGITTITPDTMVKRCYDVDPSQFDPTCGGRVLRDVQDGPILNIYSTSINANTISTSGVDLELAYYLDNLTVNFIANYLAEYEIDTLSGPIDNLGTTLFPEYRYTINASYDITEDFNLFAQMTYRAETEGVLGETTLSNDLNTMDAVYYADVRASYQINDALNVYIGSNNLFDQQPDIQATSAAVGTNTTPQAYDVIGRQLFAGVKMKF; encoded by the coding sequence ATGAACACCAATCAAAGAAAATTTAGCCGCACAGCATTGTCGTTATGTATTGCAGCTTTATTCAGTCCAGTAGCATTGGCCGCTGAAGCAACGATAGAAACTGAACAAGCACCAAAAAATGTTGAACGTATCGCTGTCACTGGTTCAAACATTTTTAAAGGTAGCGCTAACGTTTCATCATCTGCACCTATTACCGAAGTAGGTAAAGAGATGATAGAGGGCGTTGCGGCAATCTCTATTGGGGATGTGCTAAATAATATCCCTTCTGTCACCTCTGCGATTAATGGTTCAAGTGATAACGTTTCTCTTGGTGGCGCAGGCAGTAACGTCGGCGTTTCTACAACCTCACTTCGTAATTTGGGTTCTGCACGTACTTTAGTTTTGGTTAATGGTCGTCGTTATGTCTCGGGTGTTTCTGCCAACACTGGGTATGGTGTTGATTTAAACTCAATTCCTACAGCCATTATTGAACGTGTAGATGTATTAACAGGTGGTCAATCTGCGATTTACGGTTCAGATGCCATTGCTGGTGTGATTAACATCATTACAAAGAGAAATTTTGATGGTGCTGAAATCAATGCTTTCGCTGCGGATTCATCTGACGGTGGTGCTGAGCGACAAAATATTGATTTTACCTATGGTAAAAACTTTGATTCCGGCAATGCTTGGGTTTCTGCTGGTTATGCTAATCAAGAAGTATTGAATTCTTCAGCAAGAGACTTTTCGCGATATGAAATGCGCTTTGTTGATACTAATGGCGACGGCATTAGAGATACCATAGCAAGACGAGATGGCCCTGGGCACGTCGATGGCGCTTTACTTGGGTATGGCGATTTAAAAATATTTGGTAATGGCGACCCATTTAACGCCAACCAACCTTTACTGGACAGTAATTACCAGCCTACCAGTGACTCAGACTGGGATAATCAACACTCTAACCGTACATTAGTCTTACCCTATCAACGCTTCAATATCGCTTCGGGAATTTCTTTTGACTTATCTGATAAATCATCGTTGGAAGTTGAATTAAACTACGCACAAACCCAAGCTAGCGTTAATTTAGAAGAAGCACCAATAGATGTTGTCAATGATGTCTTCAGAAAAAACAAAGGTGGGACTACCGGTATCGACGTAGCATCCAGTCCGTACTTTGTTGGCAGTAGTGCTGGACAACAACTTTTAGCGGCAATGGGTTCCAATACCTCCCTGGATGGAGTCACAACGAATAGACGTACCTTTGAATTTGGCAATCGTATAACAGAAAACCAACGCGATACATTCCGAGTGGCCGGTAACTATACTTACTATTTAGATAATGGTATGGATTGGAAAACAGGGGCAACTTACGGCATAACCTCACAAACACAACAGAACAGTGGTGATTTTAGCATCCCTAATATGCAACAAGCACTGACTATAGAAGAGGACGGTAACGGCGGATACCAATGTGCTGATGTTATCGCCAGAACTTATGGCTGTGTGCCAGTAAACCCATTTGGGACAACGGATAGTTTAGTTGGTCAAGCGGGTATTACAGGCTTTTCTGATGAAGCAATGAAATACCTTGCGGTAAACACAGGACAAACCGGAAAAGTTGAACAGTTTGTAGTAAACAGTGTTGTTTCCGGTGAATTAGATTTTTCGTTAGGACATGACAATTTAGGTTTTGCTGCGGGTGTTGAATACCGTAAAGAATCTGCTGTTGAAAATCCTGATAGTTTCCGCCAATTAGGCATCACCCGCGAAGGCCCTGTTCAGCCGATCGATGGAAGCTTTGATGTTGCAGAAGTATTTGGTGAGCTATATGTCCCAGTTGCTGATTGGCTTAACCTCAGTCTAGCTGCAAGGTTCGGTGATTATTCTACTATTGGTACAACCTCAACTTACCGCCTAGGTATTGATGCTCCGATCCATGAAATGTTCCGTATCCGTGCAAGCCAGTCAAGCTCTGTGCGCGCTCCGAATATCAATGATATTTTCTCAACGGGTACTACCAGCGTCGCAAACCCAACAATCGATGTCTGTAATGGTACCTCGAATAATGGCACCACAAATACCGATCGGAATTGTACTTCTATCTCAGCAATTTCAAACCGCATGGATACTGATGCAAACGGTCAATACATATTAGTGGGTTCAGAGACAAATAATACCTTAGTGTCTAAAAGTGGATCACCTGATTTAAAAGCAGAAACTGCCGATTCATTAACGCTAGGTTTTGTGCTAACCCCGCTAGATAACTTATCTGTTTCAGTGGATTACTACGGTATCGAGATTGAAGATGGCATTACAACTATCACCCCTGACACTATGGTGAAACGTTGTTACGATGTAGACCCATCACAATTTGATCCAACCTGTGGTGGTCGAGTCCTTAGAGATGTGCAAGATGGCCCGATCCTAAATATTTATTCAACATCAATTAATGCCAATACTATTTCAACTAGTGGCGTTGACTTAGAATTGGCATATTATCTCGATAATCTGACAGTGAATTTTATTGCTAACTACCTAGCAGAATATGAAATTGACACGCTTTCTGGCCCAATCGATAACTTAGGGACGACATTATTCCCTGAATATCGCTATACGATAAACGCGTCGTATGACATCACTGAAGACTTTAACCTGTTCGCTCAGATGACATATCGCGCTGAAACAGAAGGAGTGCTAGGGGAAACGACTTTATCGAATGATCTGAACACCATGGATGCAGTTTACTATGCAGATGTGAGAGCAAGTTATCAAATAAATGACGCTCTTAATGTGTATATTGGTTCAAATAACTTATTCGATCAGCAACCGGATATTCAGGCAACCAGTGCTGCGGTGGGAACCAATACAACACCTCAAGCTTATGATGTTATTGGTCGTCAACTCTTTGCTGGTGTTAAAATGAAATTCTGA
- the bla gene encoding subclass B1 metallo-beta-lactamase, which translates to MNNGLKISLTSLCLMSLLISPQNQAHTETVTQTRSGSTSQQGEFVIAKIADGVYLHHSYLTVTDFGLVEANGLVVVQDKQAYIIDTPWTDSDTALLLQWITQQGFTPVSSISTHSHQDRAGGIGYLNNHGVQTIVSDRTQDILAVNNKPQASMAFKGSRYTIKSDLIEIYDLGAGHTKDNLVVWLPKQQMLFGGCLIKSLDSKTMGYIGEADMQAWPTTINKISQQFPNINLVIPVMVPVVTRHYSATPFN; encoded by the coding sequence ATGAATAACGGCTTAAAAATCAGTTTGACCAGTTTGTGTTTAATGAGTTTATTAATATCTCCCCAAAACCAGGCTCATACGGAAACGGTGACCCAAACTAGATCGGGCAGCACCAGCCAACAAGGTGAGTTTGTCATTGCAAAAATAGCTGATGGCGTTTATCTGCATCATTCATATTTAACAGTCACAGACTTTGGCTTAGTTGAAGCCAATGGGCTTGTGGTCGTGCAAGATAAACAAGCTTACATCATAGATACACCATGGACAGACAGCGATACAGCGCTGTTACTTCAATGGATAACACAGCAAGGTTTCACTCCAGTCTCTAGTATTTCGACCCATTCACATCAAGATCGCGCCGGTGGCATAGGTTATTTAAATAATCATGGGGTACAAACCATTGTATCTGACCGTACCCAAGATATTTTAGCCGTTAATAATAAACCTCAAGCAAGCATGGCCTTTAAAGGTAGTCGTTATACTATAAAGTCTGATCTTATTGAGATATATGATCTCGGTGCAGGGCATACCAAAGATAACTTGGTTGTTTGGTTGCCCAAACAGCAAATGCTATTCGGCGGTTGTTTAATCAAATCACTCGATTCAAAAACCATGGGCTATATTGGCGAGGCCGATATGCAGGCATGGCCGACAACGATCAATAAAATAAGTCAACAGTTCCCTAACATTAACCTGGTTATTCCGGTCATGGTGCCAGTGGTGACACGGCATTACTCAGCCACACCATTCAACTAG